From the genome of Acidobacteriota bacterium, one region includes:
- a CDS encoding biopolymer transporter ExbD, producing the protein MSFPKARVRPVSPPPVINVTPLIDVLLVLLIIFMVIQPHKEAKLPVKAPERASGIEEPSPETLMLTVAHDMRLELNSKPIEVGELLPLLADLMEQRPLDTRTLFIKAPPMLAYGPVVLLIDLAKGAGVVTVGLVKDEG; encoded by the coding sequence TTGTCATTTCCAAAGGCCCGCGTACGCCCTGTGTCCCCGCCACCCGTCATCAACGTGACCCCGTTAATCGATGTGCTGCTCGTGTTGCTAATCATCTTCATGGTGATCCAGCCGCACAAAGAAGCGAAGCTGCCGGTTAAGGCTCCGGAGCGCGCGTCGGGCATTGAAGAACCGTCGCCCGAAACGCTGATGCTGACCGTAGCACACGATATGCGGCTTGAGCTTAACTCAAAGCCTATTGAAGTAGGCGAGCTTCTCCCATTGTTGGCAGATTTGATGGAACAGCGCCCTCTCGATACAAGAACGCTTTTCATCAAGGCTCCGCCGATGCTCGCTTACGGACCCGTCGTGCTGTTGATAGACCTCGCGAAGGGCGCAGGCGTAGTTACCGTCGGTTTGGTGAAGGACGAGGGCTGA
- the ribD gene encoding bifunctional diaminohydroxyphosphoribosylaminopyrimidine deaminase/5-amino-6-(5-phosphoribosylamino)uracil reductase RibD, translating into MRTTDDKFMRMAIRLAERGVDRPSREPLAGALVVADGRVVGRGYCREGGPPAVVAAVDEAGGLARGATVYTNIEPRRDTPNESCVRRLIDSRVARIVVGARDYNDQSQPAGGGILNQLESIEVETGILEQACRALNEKYFKYSATGVPFVTVKFAQSLDGRIATSTGDSRWISAPPSLQLAHKLRREHDAILVGIGTVLADDPQLTVRLIKGRDPLRVIIDSKLRIPLASRVLAGGAAPRTLVAADVTADPNRASKIQELGAEILRLPAARNRSGIDISRLLEELGRRGVASVLVEGGKGVITSLLAARAVDRLVVVIAPKIIGQGTEAIGDLEITRLSDAITFSSVKIRRLGPDVIFDGRLK; encoded by the coding sequence ATGCGAACGACCGATGACAAGTTCATGCGAATGGCGATCAGGCTTGCCGAGCGCGGCGTTGATCGGCCTTCGCGCGAACCACTGGCTGGGGCTCTCGTGGTGGCCGATGGCCGCGTGGTGGGTCGGGGCTACTGCCGCGAAGGAGGGCCCCCCGCCGTCGTCGCCGCTGTTGACGAGGCCGGAGGGCTGGCCCGCGGCGCAACCGTGTACACCAACATCGAGCCGCGCCGCGATACCCCAAACGAATCCTGTGTGAGGCGATTGATCGATAGTCGCGTCGCTCGCATTGTCGTCGGCGCAAGAGACTACAATGATCAATCTCAGCCCGCGGGCGGTGGGATTCTCAATCAGCTTGAAAGCATCGAAGTAGAGACCGGCATCTTAGAGCAAGCTTGCCGCGCGCTGAATGAAAAGTACTTTAAGTATTCTGCGACCGGTGTTCCGTTCGTCACGGTAAAGTTCGCTCAGTCGCTCGACGGCCGCATCGCCACCTCGACTGGCGATTCGCGATGGATAAGCGCACCGCCTTCCCTGCAACTGGCTCACAAGCTGCGCCGCGAGCACGACGCGATCCTGGTGGGCATAGGGACGGTGCTGGCCGACGACCCGCAATTGACAGTCAGGCTGATAAAAGGCCGCGATCCGCTACGAGTTATCATCGACAGCAAACTTCGCATACCGCTCGCTTCGCGCGTGCTCGCCGGCGGCGCGGCGCCGCGGACGCTCGTGGCGGCGGACGTCACCGCCGATCCCAATCGCGCGAGCAAGATTCAGGAACTTGGCGCCGAGATACTCCGCCTACCGGCCGCCCGGAACCGCTCAGGAATCGATATCTCGCGCTTGCTTGAAGAGCTTGGGCGTCGCGGCGTCGCATCGGTGCTTGTTGAAGGGGGAAAGGGCGTCATCACATCGCTGCTTGCGGCCCGAGCAGTCGATCGCCTGGTTGTTGTCATAGCTCCGAAGATAATCGGCCAGGGGACTGAAGCGATCGGCGATCTGGAAATAACCCGGCTCAGCGACGCGATAACTTTTTCCTCGGTCAAGATACGCAGGCTCGGCCCGGACGTCATTTTCGACGGCCGACTGAAGTAA
- the queD gene encoding 6-carboxytetrahydropterin synthase QueD has translation MVVELVKEFTFEAAHRLPRVPHDHKCARLHGHSFRCEVAVRGDVDPTTGWFIDYAEISDAFEPLRQRLDHYYLNEIDGLDNATSENLARWIWERLEGRLSGLHRVTIRETCSSRCDYFGE, from the coding sequence ATGGTTGTCGAGCTTGTGAAAGAGTTCACGTTTGAAGCGGCTCACCGCTTACCCCGCGTTCCGCATGATCACAAATGCGCGCGGCTGCACGGACATTCCTTCAGATGCGAGGTCGCCGTGCGCGGAGATGTTGATCCAACGACCGGATGGTTCATCGACTACGCCGAGATCTCCGACGCATTCGAGCCGCTGCGCCAGCGGCTGGACCACTATTACTTGAACGAGATAGATGGGCTCGACAACGCCACCAGCGAGAACCTCGCGCGCTGGATATGGGAGCGTTTAGAAGGCCGTCTGTCCGGGCTTCATCGAGTGACGATTCGGGAAACCTGCTCATCGCGATGCGATTACTTCGGGGAATGA
- a CDS encoding HD domain-containing phosphohydrolase, which translates to MAEAIEHRVRRSENDAASAFMSAVSAAGLSVFVYAAYVVATGELSVDWILLGLATTLVVGRTSIRIPRTDSTVSLDNTFIYLSVLLYGVWPSVVLAGVNAILCSLRDPNRRRVAPFRAGAMSLSVFASSSMVALVFGNPNEVASDVSRLILAAESLALVHYVLSSTLDSIVASLRNGRGILRTWRESFLWTWMSYFAGAAAAALIFKLITVISFYGFIVAVPILAITFLTYKNYLEKVQSSIRHVEEMTDLHLRTIEALAIAIDAKDEVTHDHVHRVQIYAAGLARLFGLSEPETEALKAGALLHDIGKLAVPDYILNKPDKLTPAEFDTMKLHTIVGAEILSRVAFPYPVVPVVRHHHERWDGRGYPDGLRGEQIPVTARILSVVDCFDAVREDRQYRKAMTREQAIALIKSSSGSMYDPEVVRLFLEHLPKFEAEIKQQKREVKAPGPKLAIRPDAGAQKIDSHQIAFEPIRNAHREVTALYEIAQTIGTSLDLRDMFAVFSSRLQDIVSHTTCVLYLGKSNSIDVEAVHVSGRNAERFKGASIILGSGITGWVVSNRQPMYNCDPQLDFDAAQVKLDTPYRTVIAVPLLKGDDVLGALTLYSADLDAYSPDHLRLVEAVGKLAADAIANAVHHEETETQLSDPLTGLPNARALRLRFEQEADRARRYGASFALLIMDIDGFESVNDSPAGGAGDDAVREIAGLLTRQFRSEDFLSRYAGDELIALAQIEAIEVRALVHRIQQAVDDRTFGTNGSSVFAGISVGWACFGADGESIDELLLSADRAMSADKLRRKAVVSISASISAA; encoded by the coding sequence TTGGCTGAAGCGATTGAACATCGGGTCAGGAGATCGGAGAACGACGCGGCGAGCGCCTTCATGAGCGCGGTCTCGGCGGCGGGGTTGAGCGTCTTTGTTTACGCCGCCTATGTCGTCGCGACTGGCGAGCTGAGCGTCGATTGGATTCTGCTCGGCCTTGCCACCACGCTGGTAGTCGGACGCACGAGCATTCGAATTCCCAGGACTGATAGCACCGTCTCGCTGGATAACACCTTCATCTACCTTTCAGTCTTGCTCTACGGCGTTTGGCCCTCGGTGGTGCTTGCTGGAGTCAACGCCATATTGTGTTCGCTTCGCGATCCTAATCGCAGGAGGGTTGCTCCGTTCCGCGCGGGCGCGATGAGCCTGTCCGTCTTCGCGTCAAGCTCGATGGTTGCGCTTGTATTCGGCAATCCCAATGAAGTCGCTTCCGACGTGAGCCGCCTGATCCTGGCCGCAGAATCGCTGGCGTTGGTTCACTATGTGTTGAGCTCCACACTGGACAGCATTGTAGCCTCGCTCCGAAACGGCAGAGGCATTCTGAGGACGTGGCGGGAATCGTTTTTGTGGACCTGGATGTCGTACTTCGCTGGAGCCGCCGCCGCCGCGCTGATCTTCAAGCTGATAACAGTAATCTCGTTCTACGGTTTCATTGTCGCGGTCCCGATCCTGGCGATCACGTTCCTGACGTACAAGAACTATCTCGAAAAGGTGCAGTCGTCGATTCGCCACGTGGAAGAGATGACCGACCTGCATCTGCGAACGATCGAGGCGCTGGCGATCGCGATCGACGCAAAAGACGAAGTCACTCACGACCATGTCCATCGCGTTCAGATCTACGCGGCCGGACTCGCCCGTCTTTTCGGACTGAGTGAACCGGAGACCGAAGCGTTGAAGGCCGGCGCGCTGCTTCACGACATCGGCAAGCTTGCCGTGCCCGACTATATCCTCAACAAGCCAGACAAGCTCACGCCCGCCGAGTTCGATACGATGAAGCTTCACACAATAGTCGGGGCGGAGATCCTAAGCCGAGTCGCGTTTCCGTATCCGGTCGTGCCGGTGGTGAGGCACCACCATGAGAGATGGGACGGCCGCGGTTACCCCGACGGGCTGCGTGGCGAGCAGATACCCGTCACTGCGCGCATCCTGTCCGTCGTCGATTGCTTCGACGCGGTGCGCGAGGATCGGCAGTATCGCAAGGCGATGACTCGCGAGCAAGCAATCGCTCTGATCAAGAGCAGCAGCGGATCGATGTACGATCCTGAAGTGGTCCGGCTGTTTCTCGAACACCTTCCGAAGTTTGAAGCCGAAATAAAGCAGCAAAAGAGAGAGGTCAAGGCGCCGGGGCCGAAGCTCGCAATCAGACCGGATGCCGGCGCGCAAAAGATAGACAGCCACCAGATAGCGTTCGAGCCCATTCGCAACGCGCATCGCGAGGTTACGGCACTCTACGAAATAGCCCAGACAATTGGAACGAGCCTGGACCTGCGCGATATGTTCGCGGTCTTCTCTTCAAGGCTGCAGGATATCGTCAGCCACACAACCTGCGTTCTTTACCTTGGGAAGTCGAACTCGATTGACGTCGAAGCGGTGCATGTCAGCGGCCGCAACGCCGAGCGCTTCAAGGGCGCGAGCATCATACTCGGATCCGGCATAACAGGCTGGGTCGTCTCCAACCGCCAGCCGATGTACAACTGTGATCCGCAGCTTGATTTCGACGCCGCGCAGGTCAAGCTCGATACGCCTTACCGCACGGTGATCGCAGTGCCTTTGCTGAAAGGCGACGACGTGCTAGGCGCACTCACGCTCTATTCTGCCGACCTCGACGCCTACTCACCCGACCATCTGCGGCTGGTCGAAGCGGTGGGCAAGCTCGCTGCCGACGCCATAGCAAACGCCGTGCATCACGAAGAAACAGAAACCCAACTATCAGATCCGCTCACCGGCCTGCCGAATGCGCGGGCGCTAAGGCTTCGTTTCGAGCAAGAGGCAGATCGAGCGCGCCGCTATGGTGCTAGCTTCGCGCTGTTGATTATGGATATCGACGGCTTCGAGAGCGTGAATGACTCGCCTGCAGGCGGGGCGGGTGACGACGCGGTGCGTGAAATAGCCGGTTTGCTCACGCGCCAATTCCGATCCGAAGACTTTCTCAGCCGGTACGCTGGCGATGAGCTCATTGCACTTGCGCAGATCGAGGCGATCGAGGTGCGCGCGTTGGTTCATCGGATTCAGCAAGCCGTAGACGACCGCACGTTTGGAACCAACGGTTCGAGCGTATTCGCCGGCATAAGCGTTGGGTGGGCCTGCTTCGGCGCGGACGGCGAATCTATCGACGAGTTATTGTTATCAGCCGACCGCGCAATGTCCGCGGATAAGCTTCGCAGGAAAGCAGTAGTTTCGATATCCGCATCGATCAGTGCCGCGTGA
- a CDS encoding radical SAM protein — protein MKEAVTVNLTQRVSAARADARLSQPRAGYGSGLECSVKTEKMRITEIYQSIQGESSYAGLPCVFVRTTGCDLRCSWCDSEFTFTGGTTMTLDQILSEVEKYDCELVELTGGEPLLQSEIYALAARLADAGHTVLIETGGHRDISRLDPRVVRIMDLKCPASGECEKNLWSNLEHLRPFDEVKFVIADRADYDWSLETIREHRLEDRVKLLISTAFGMIEPEEVVAWMLEDKLRGRFQLQLHKYIWPPEARAR, from the coding sequence ATGAAGGAAGCAGTCACGGTCAATCTCACTCAACGAGTTTCGGCAGCCCGCGCCGACGCTCGTCTGTCACAGCCTCGCGCGGGTTATGGAAGCGGGCTAGAATGTTCTGTGAAAACCGAGAAGATGCGAATCACCGAAATCTATCAGAGCATTCAGGGCGAATCGAGCTACGCGGGGTTGCCGTGCGTGTTCGTTCGCACCACTGGCTGCGATCTGAGGTGTAGCTGGTGCGATTCGGAGTTCACCTTCACCGGCGGCACGACGATGACGCTCGATCAGATCCTGAGCGAGGTCGAGAAGTATGACTGCGAGCTGGTGGAGCTTACCGGCGGCGAGCCGTTGCTGCAATCGGAGATCTACGCGCTTGCGGCGAGGCTCGCGGATGCGGGACATACGGTGCTTATCGAAACCGGTGGACATCGCGATATATCAAGGCTCGACCCTCGAGTCGTTCGCATTATGGATTTGAAGTGTCCGGCTTCGGGCGAGTGTGAAAAGAACCTCTGGTCTAATCTCGAACATCTGCGCCCCTTTGATGAGGTTAAGTTTGTCATTGCAGATCGAGCCGACTACGACTGGTCGCTCGAGACAATTCGTGAGCACCGATTAGAAGATCGCGTGAAGCTCTTGATTTCGACAGCGTTTGGAATGATCGAGCCGGAGGAGGTCGTCGCGTGGATGCTCGAGGATAAATTGCGCGGGCGGTTTCAGCTACAGCTTCACAAATACATCTGGCCGCCGGAAGCGAGGGCGCGGTAG
- a CDS encoding enoyl-ACP reductase, whose translation MLLEGKTGIVFGVANKRSLAWAIARRAAEEGARIALTYQGERLEENARELAGSLKDPLVLPCDVTRDEDITAVFQAVKKEFGTLDFVVHGIGYALREELEGEYLNTSREGYRVAQDVSVYSLAAIAREAAPLMEEHGGSIVTLTYFGGERVIPGYNVMGVAKAALDMSMKYLAANLGPQNIRVNAISAGPVKTLASAGIGGFSKILEHMRNRAPLRRNIDQSEVADAALFLLSNLSRGVTGEVLHVDCGYNIMGM comes from the coding sequence ATGCTCCTGGAGGGAAAGACCGGCATCGTGTTCGGCGTGGCCAACAAGCGAAGCCTGGCCTGGGCGATCGCACGCCGCGCGGCGGAAGAGGGCGCGCGCATCGCTCTGACCTATCAAGGTGAGAGGCTCGAAGAGAACGCGCGAGAGCTTGCCGGGTCGTTGAAAGATCCGCTCGTGCTTCCGTGCGATGTGACTCGTGACGAAGACATCACTGCCGTGTTTCAGGCGGTCAAGAAAGAATTTGGCACGCTCGATTTCGTGGTGCATGGAATAGGTTACGCGCTTCGCGAAGAACTGGAAGGCGAATATCTCAACACCTCGCGTGAGGGGTACCGGGTCGCGCAAGACGTCAGCGTCTACTCGTTGGCCGCGATCGCGAGAGAAGCCGCGCCGCTAATGGAAGAACATGGAGGCAGCATCGTGACGCTCACCTATTTTGGCGGCGAGCGAGTGATTCCAGGCTACAACGTTATGGGTGTGGCGAAGGCCGCGCTCGATATGAGCATGAAGTATCTCGCTGCGAATCTCGGCCCGCAGAACATTAGAGTGAACGCCATCTCCGCGGGTCCTGTGAAGACTCTGGCCTCGGCGGGCATCGGCGGTTTCTCAAAGATCCTCGAGCACATGCGCAACCGCGCTCCGCTCCGCCGCAACATCGATCAATCCGAAGTCGCCGACGCCGCGCTATTCTTGCTTTCCAACTTGTCGCGCGGGGTCACCGGCGAAGTCCTTCACGTAGATTGCGGCTATAACATAATGGGTATGTAG